Proteins from a single region of Leuconostoc gasicomitatum LMG 18811:
- a CDS encoding glycoside-pentoside-hexuronide (GPH):cation symporter produces the protein MVDNAEMTIKKGQGKLPWNERLSYGASDFACSFTFSLIGTYLMYFYTDVFGITAAAVGTLMLVARVIDALDGPFWGIMIDHTHTKWGRSRPYLLWFNAPFTIFTVLCFTTPDLPMNWKIVWAYVTYIGIDVLYSAVNIPLTSILPSMTTDPDERVLLSTIRSLFSNFGGTLISVIALPLVALFGGTDNPRRGFFWLAVMAALVFFVIYLVVFANLREHVQTRQSQKALPIKTSLKALKNNWPWVIVVGLNFIYWLGMQTKGQVTIYFFKYNLDKPGLASLALFFNAVGLISVFLTPKLVMKIGKKRTILSGLALSIFGQLILGVGAQMLSIPLVIIGTIVGNFGNGFVGALIAVLLADSVDYGEWKNGVRAEGIVTSASSFTAKFGMGIGGAITGMLLSIGHYTPNKTQSAAALFSIEANYVWVPLVALVISFILILFYRLTPEKEVEMTHYINAKHAREDSEDNVAAMDSVEG, from the coding sequence ATGGTTGATAATGCAGAAATGACAATAAAAAAAGGCCAAGGTAAGTTACCTTGGAATGAACGGTTGAGTTATGGTGCCAGTGATTTCGCATGTAGTTTTACGTTTAGTTTGATCGGTACTTATCTTATGTATTTTTATACCGATGTTTTTGGTATTACAGCAGCAGCTGTTGGTACATTAATGTTGGTTGCTCGAGTGATTGATGCGCTCGATGGCCCGTTTTGGGGCATTATGATTGATCATACACACACAAAGTGGGGACGTAGTCGTCCCTACTTGCTGTGGTTCAATGCACCATTTACAATATTTACAGTGTTATGTTTTACGACGCCAGATTTACCTATGAATTGGAAAATTGTTTGGGCTTACGTCACGTATATTGGCATAGATGTCTTGTACTCTGCAGTTAATATTCCTCTGACATCAATTCTACCAAGTATGACAACTGACCCTGATGAACGTGTGTTGCTGTCAACAATTCGATCTCTATTCTCTAATTTTGGTGGAACATTAATCTCTGTTATAGCATTACCTTTGGTAGCACTATTTGGGGGAACTGATAATCCTCGTCGTGGTTTCTTCTGGTTAGCCGTTATGGCTGCATTAGTATTTTTCGTTATATATTTGGTTGTTTTTGCTAATTTAAGGGAACATGTGCAAACACGACAGTCTCAAAAAGCATTACCTATTAAAACATCACTAAAAGCACTCAAAAATAATTGGCCTTGGGTGATTGTGGTTGGATTGAACTTTATTTACTGGCTGGGTATGCAAACAAAAGGTCAGGTAACAATATACTTTTTCAAATATAATTTGGACAAGCCTGGTCTAGCTTCACTTGCACTATTCTTTAATGCTGTGGGGTTAATATCTGTCTTTTTGACACCAAAACTTGTCATGAAAATTGGTAAAAAACGGACAATATTATCGGGACTGGCATTAAGTATTTTTGGACAATTGATTTTAGGGGTTGGCGCGCAAATGTTGAGCATTCCGTTAGTCATTATTGGTACCATTGTTGGTAACTTTGGTAACGGATTTGTTGGGGCATTAATTGCTGTTTTGCTTGCGGACTCTGTAGACTATGGTGAGTGGAAAAATGGTGTTCGTGCGGAAGGGATTGTGACTTCTGCCTCTAGCTTCACTGCAAAGTTTGGTATGGGTATTGGTGGTGCTATAACGGGGATGTTACTCTCAATAGGTCATTACACACCTAACAAAACGCAATCGGCTGCAGCACTATTTAGTATTGAAGCAAATTATGTCTGGGTACCGCTAGTTGCCTTAGTCATTTCATTTATTTTAATATTATTTTATCGCTTAACGCCTGAAAAAGAAGTAGAAATGACACATTATATTAATGCAAAGCACGCTCGAGAAGATTCAGAAGATAATGTAGCAGCTATGGATAGTGTAGAGGGGTAA
- a CDS encoding glycoside hydrolase family 13 protein: protein MAKEMWWQNAVVYQVYPKSFQDSDNDGIGDLRGIINRLDYIKQLGVDVIWLNPIYKTSNIDGGYDISDYQKINPTFGNMTDFEELLDKSHQKGLKIMMDLVVNHSSFEHEWFQKSIQDDSKDNKYRDYYIWRDPVDGHEPNNWGSFFSGPAWTYDEKSGQYYLHLFAKEQPDLNWDNEAVRNSIFDMMNWWAAKGIDGFRMDVISLISKPDGLPNAPITEGALYGNSGDAAANGPHVHDYLTEMNKQVLQKHDWITVGETAGVTTSEAKKYANLDGTELNMVFQFEHVGLDGNQNPTLGKWSDKHVSLLALRSNLVKWQKALAGKAWNSLYWNNHDQPRAISRFGNDSPEYRLVSGKMLAALLHFMQGTPYIYQGEEIGMTNANFQTMDQYQDLESINAYHELVEQEHLISADVMMNYLRARSRDNARTPMQWDSTTYAGFSDVTPWLEVNANHESINVDAALKDKESLFYFYQRLITLRHELPVITDGTFDLVTGNEKDEAVFAYTRKNDKEVLLVIANFTAQSVSRAYNIPKDSKLLIQNYPDVTSLALRPYEIRAYLFSNRDNESM, encoded by the coding sequence ATGGCAAAAGAAATGTGGTGGCAAAATGCCGTGGTTTATCAAGTATATCCTAAGAGTTTTCAAGATAGTGATAATGATGGCATTGGTGATTTGCGTGGGATTATCAATCGATTAGATTATATTAAACAATTAGGAGTTGATGTTATTTGGTTAAATCCGATTTATAAAACATCAAATATTGATGGTGGATACGATATTTCAGATTATCAAAAAATCAATCCAACTTTTGGAAACATGACTGATTTTGAAGAACTCCTTGATAAATCTCATCAAAAGGGTTTGAAAATCATGATGGATCTGGTGGTTAATCATAGTTCTTTTGAACATGAATGGTTCCAAAAAAGCATTCAAGATGACAGTAAAGATAATAAATACCGTGATTATTATATTTGGCGTGATCCTGTTGATGGACATGAACCAAATAATTGGGGCTCCTTTTTTTCAGGTCCCGCATGGACATACGATGAAAAATCTGGTCAATATTATTTGCATTTATTTGCTAAGGAACAACCAGATTTGAATTGGGATAATGAAGCAGTGAGAAATTCTATTTTTGATATGATGAATTGGTGGGCTGCTAAAGGCATTGATGGCTTTAGAATGGACGTCATTTCTTTAATTTCAAAACCTGACGGTTTGCCAAACGCACCAATTACAGAAGGTGCATTATATGGGAATTCAGGAGATGCAGCTGCTAATGGACCACATGTGCATGATTATTTGACTGAAATGAATAAGCAAGTTTTACAAAAGCATGATTGGATTACTGTGGGTGAAACAGCTGGTGTGACAACAAGTGAAGCCAAAAAATATGCTAATCTTGACGGTACAGAACTCAACATGGTTTTCCAATTTGAACATGTTGGTTTAGATGGTAATCAAAATCCAACGCTTGGCAAGTGGTCTGATAAACATGTATCATTACTGGCACTGCGCAGTAATTTGGTCAAGTGGCAAAAGGCATTAGCTGGTAAGGCATGGAACAGTTTATATTGGAATAATCATGATCAGCCACGTGCTATATCACGATTTGGAAATGATTCTCCTGAGTATAGGTTAGTTTCAGGTAAGATGCTCGCTGCGTTACTGCATTTTATGCAAGGTACACCGTATATCTATCAAGGTGAAGAGATCGGCATGACGAATGCAAACTTCCAGACAATGGATCAGTATCAAGATCTTGAGTCAATCAATGCCTATCATGAACTCGTTGAACAAGAACATTTGATTTCTGCTGATGTGATGATGAATTATTTACGCGCACGCTCAAGAGATAATGCACGTACCCCTATGCAATGGGATAGTACAACTTATGCAGGATTTAGTGACGTAACACCTTGGTTAGAAGTCAATGCCAATCATGAATCTATTAATGTTGACGCTGCATTAAAGGATAAAGAGTCATTATTTTACTTTTATCAAAGATTAATTACGTTACGTCACGAACTACCTGTTATCACTGATGGTACTTTTGATCTCGTCACAGGCAATGAAAAAGACGAAGCGGTGTTTGCATATACAAGAAAAAATGACAAAGAAGTATTGCTAGTGATAGCAAATTTTACTGCACAATCTGTTAGTCGCGCCTACAATATACCTAAAGATAGTAAACTTTTGATTCAAAATTATCCAGATGTAACCAGTTTAGCACTCAGGCCATATGAAATCAGGGCATATCTGTTTTCTAATCGAGATAATGAATCTATGTAA
- a CDS encoding ArsR/SmtB family transcription factor — translation MGKNNDMLFQSGMIRIFKLLSNPTRLNILMLLEHEQLSVNEIVTQLEITQPQVSHQLAILKEQQLVSAKKIGKKSLYQLSDPHILSVIHSTKQHVAHVITGNKHDEA, via the coding sequence ATGGGAAAAAATAACGATATGCTTTTTCAAAGCGGAATGATACGTATTTTCAAATTATTGAGTAACCCCACACGGCTGAATATTTTGATGTTATTAGAGCATGAGCAGCTTAGTGTCAATGAGATTGTTACACAACTTGAAATTACACAACCGCAAGTGTCGCACCAATTAGCTATTTTAAAAGAACAGCAACTAGTAAGTGCAAAAAAAATAGGCAAGAAAAGCTTATATCAATTGAGTGATCCGCATATTCTTAGTGTCATTCATTCAACAAAACAACATGTAGCGCATGTGATTACTGGGAATAAACATGATGAAGCGTAA
- a CDS encoding cadmium resistance transporter, with amino-acid sequence MPDLSLVTMLFIGVNLDFFMILLLLLQKYRFRDNFIGYELGMLIVFAISAIAGQLIQTVIPTWAIGLLGLLPIYMGIKGENVNDNNASKSTPKRGMLAVLLMYLISCGADNIAVYVPVLATMTTAAILLTMVYFIVLTALSLILAYLFGQIPIVKYVFERWGSPIGRIIYILIGVFVMLDTGLIQFIFNLF; translated from the coding sequence ATGCCAGATTTATCACTTGTCACAATGCTATTTATTGGCGTTAACTTAGATTTTTTTATGATTTTATTACTTTTATTACAAAAATACCGTTTCAGAGATAATTTTATCGGCTATGAATTAGGTATGCTCATTGTTTTTGCTATCAGTGCCATTGCTGGCCAATTAATTCAAACTGTTATCCCTACATGGGCAATTGGCTTACTTGGTTTATTACCAATTTATATGGGTATCAAAGGTGAAAATGTTAATGACAATAACGCTTCAAAATCGACGCCAAAAAGAGGTATGCTCGCAGTTTTACTCATGTACCTTATTAGCTGTGGTGCTGATAATATTGCTGTCTATGTCCCTGTTTTAGCCACAATGACGACAGCTGCTATTCTACTGACAATGGTTTATTTTATTGTTTTAACCGCCTTATCATTAATATTGGCTTATCTCTTTGGACAGATACCAATCGTTAAGTATGTTTTTGAACGTTGGGGATCACCAATAGGTCGCATCATTTATATTCTAATCGGGGTTTTTGTTATGCTTGATACTGGGCTTATTCAGTTTATTTTTAACTTATTTTAA